One window from the genome of Eucalyptus grandis isolate ANBG69807.140 chromosome 7, ASM1654582v1, whole genome shotgun sequence encodes:
- the LOC120286457 gene encoding disease resistance protein RUN1-like isoform X2 — MAGGDNHSGPPSARWPSVIRYEVFLSFRGEDVRRSFIQFLYESLTASGIYTFIDYDGIEIGEEIMPKIFEVIRHSEICIPIFSKDFASSKSCLKEVEKMVECRRTIMPIFYDVSPSVVGKQQESYQQSFCNLAAAGVTSATRNNWKEALQSVSRIRGWELEKFKYGEHELINEVVSTVRRLLRKDDLDVTAHLVGMDHHVQEMMKKIGVHYEDGQVVEGQMLSGKHVVEISGLPGVGKSTLAVIIYNKIRHLFDGWSFLKDIHEMFKERTLLSLQEDLIGDLQKKRCTLRSSAEGTTLIKYKFGNMRVLIILDDVSNSEQIKALDPRWFGLGSRIIVISMESNLVDILANDCDDILIEKYEVNQMNDDHAFQLFCKHALRGKPPQGELCSLARDISLAAGGLPFVVEVVGSFLYGKSIKFWKEALDRMDREPFNKEVKRILKRRYEDLEENAQKIFLDIACFFMGKDKTIPSYMWEACKYDPCKGIEDLNCKSLVRIRENDELWMHNQLKVLGRQIVKEEHPSKPFKRSRLWNQEDIEPVLNERKDVAVEALSATFDKPCSFPKRRFFNNFSKLRYLKMNHAIIKGYKQNAKSSREDSFLRGLKCLEWRGCHNISSLLALHLSNLVVLDLSWSTSRSWRCWRQIMKRAKKLKVLILKGCHWLAKSPVSCAPINLERLDLEGCSSLPGIGRYISKLRNLVSLNIKFCSFVRELPEDMGSLEALKELYIDGTSIEAIDFPEALDDTKVSELPYSIGLLENLQTLSLKNCRSLWKLPYSVGSLEELQVMDLSDTVVDELPSSVKYLRNLKVLKMPRTFIREFPGGIKNLERLEEIDFSGCRCLKGKCNITGLWSLRVLLLEYTDISRLIVTYRQYCSLQNVRLDGSVRISKAGTTEGAPHQSNKCETTTWLPGGDDSETVERWRSDRSKKVIGG; from the exons ATGGCTGGCGGCGATAATCACTCGGGGCCTCCATCCGCTAGATGGCCCAGTGTTATCCGCTACGAAGTCTTTCTCAGTTTCAGAGGAGAAGACGTTCGGAGGAGCTTTATTCAATTTCTCTACGAAAGCCTCACTGCTTCAGGGATCTATACATTTATCGATTATGATGGAATTGAGATCGGAGAAGAGATCATGCCCAAGATTTTCGAAGTTATCAGGCACTCGGAGATATGCATTCCCATCTTCTCCAAAGATTTCGCTTCCAGTAAGAGTTGTCTGAAGGAGGTAGAGAAAATGGTGGAGTGTCGCCGGACAATCATGCCTATTTTCTACGACGTCAGCCCTTCAGTCGTCGGCAAACAGCAGGAGAGTTATCAGCAGTCCTTCTGCAACCTTGCGGCTGCTGGGGTGACGTCAGCGACTAGAAACAATTGGAAGGAGGCTCTCCAGAGTGTTTCAAGAATTCGCGGAtgggaattggagaaatttaaatatgg GGAGCATGAACTTATAAACGAGGTCGTTTCCACAGTCCGCCGGTTGTTGAGAAAGGATGACTTAGATGTGACAGCACATTTAGTGGGGATGGATCACCATGTGCAAgagatgatgaaaaaaattggtGTTCACTATGAAGATGGACAAGTGGTTGAAGGGCAAATGCTATCGGGAAAACATGTGGTTGAGATATCGGGTCTTCCAGGAGTCGGTAAGTCAACTCTTGCGGTAATTATCTACAACAAAATCCGTCATCTCTTTGACGGTTGGAGCTTCCTTAAAGATATCCATGAAATGTTTAAGGAAAGGACACTTTTATCTCTGCAAGAAGATTTGATTGGTgatctgcaaaagaaaagatgtacgCTCAGATCTTCTGCTGAAGGTACCACCCTTATCAAATACAAATTTGGAAATATGAGGGTTCTCATTATCTTAGACGATGTAAGTAATTCTGAACAAATCAAAGCCCTAGATCCAAGGTGGTTCGGTCTAGGCAGCAGGATCATTGTAATCTCTATGGAGAGCAACCTTGTCGACATCCTTGCTAATGATTGTGATGATATCCTCATTGAAAAATACGAGGTAAATCAAATGAATGATGACCATGCCTTTCAACTGTTCTGTAAGCACGCTCTTAGAGGAAAACCTCCTCAAGGGGAATTATGCTCTTTGGCAAGGGACATTAGTTTGGCTGCTGGAGGGCTTCCTTTTGTTGTTGAGGTTGTTGGTTCATTTTTATATGGAAAGTCCATAAAGTTTTGGAAGGAGGCATTGGATAGAATGGACCGAGAGCCTTTCAATAAGGAAGTCAAACGAATTCTGAAGAGAAGATATGAAGATTTAGAGGAAAATGCTCAAAAGATATTTCTTGATATAGCCTGTTTTTTTATGGGAAAGGACAAGACAATACCCTCTTACATGTGGGAAGCTTGTAAATATGATCCTTGTAAAGGAATTGAGGATCTCAATTGCAAATCTTTGGTAAGAATCAGAGAAAATGATGAACTGTGGATGCATAATCAACTAAAAGTCCTCGGGAGGCAGATTGTCAAGGAGGAGCATCCAAGTAAACCCTTCAAGCGTAGCAGGCTATGGAATCAGGAGGATATTGAGCCAGTATTGAATGAAAGGAAG GACGTTGCAGTTGAAGCCCTTAGTGCCACATTCGACAAACCCTGTTCATTTCCTAAACgtagattttttaataatttctcgAAGCTTAGGTATCTTAAAATGAACCATGCTATTATTAAAGGATATAAGCAGAATGCAAAGAGCTCCAGAGAGGATTCTTTCCTTCGAGGGTTAAAGTGCCTTGAATGGCGAGGATGCCACAATATCTCCAGTCTACTCGCTTTACATCTGTCAAACTTGGTCGTTCTTGATCTCTCTTGGAGTACCTCCAGAAGTTGGCGGTGTTGGAGACAAATTATGAAG AGGgccaaaaaattgaaagttttgatcTTAAAAGGTTGTCATTGGCTTGCTAAATCTCCAGTTTCCTGTGCTCCCATAAATTTAGAGAGACTGGACCTGGAAGGTTGTTCTTCATTACCGGGTATTGGCAGATACATTAGCAAGCTAAGGAACTTAGTTTCTTTGAATATCAAGTTCTGCAGCTTTGTGCGAGAGTTGCCAGAAGATATGGGTTCCTTGGAAGCTTTGAAAGAACTTTACATCGATGGAACTTCAATTGAAGCTATTGATTTCCCAGAAG CTTTGGACGATACTAAAGTCAGTGAGCTCCCTTATTCCATTGGCTTGCTGGAGAATCTACAGACACTATCCCTGAAAAACTGCAGGAGCCTATGGAAACTGCCATATTCCGTTGGAAGCCTCGAGGAGCTGCAAGTCATGGATCTTTCAGACACGGTAGTTGACGAACTACCTTCATCCGTCAAGtatttgagaaacttgaaagtaCTAAAGATGCCTCGCACTTTTATAAGAGAATTTCCTGGAGGCATTAAGAATCTGGAGAGGTTAGAAGAGATAGATTTCTCGGGGTGCAGATGTTTGAAAGGGAAATGCAACATTACGGGATTATGGTCTTTGCGGGTCTTGCTTCTGGAATATACTGATATTTCTCGGCTGATTGTGACGTACCGTCAATATTGTAGTCTCCAAAACGTCAGACTTGATGGCAGTGTTCGCATCTCAAAAGCTGGAACTACTGAAGGAGCGCCACATCAGTCCAACAAATGTGAGACTACGACATGGCTTCCGGGTGGTGATGATTCAGAGACTGTAGAAAGATGGCGGTCAGACAGAAGCAAGAAAGTGATCGGTGGATGA
- the LOC120286457 gene encoding disease resistance protein RUN1-like isoform X1: MAGGDNHSGPPSARWPSVIRYEVFLSFRGEDVRRSFIQFLYESLTASGIYTFIDYDGIEIGEEIMPKIFEVIRHSEICIPIFSKDFASSKSCLKEVEKMVECRRTIMPIFYDVSPSVVGKQQESYQQSFCNLAAAGVTSATRNNWKEALQSVSRIRGWELEKFKYGEHELINEVVSTVRRLLRKDDLDVTAHLVGMDHHVQEMMKKIGVHYEDGQVVEGQMLSGKHVVEISGLPGVGKSTLAVIIYNKIRHLFDGWSFLKDIHEMFKERTLLSLQEDLIGDLQKKRCTLRSSAEGTTLIKYKFGNMRVLIILDDVSNSEQIKALDPRWFGLGSRIIVISMESNLVDILANDCDDILIEKYEVNQMNDDHAFQLFCKHALRGKPPQGELCSLARDISLAAGGLPFVVEVVGSFLYGKSIKFWKEALDRMDREPFNKEVKRILKRRYEDLEENAQKIFLDIACFFMGKDKTIPSYMWEACKYDPCKGIEDLNCKSLVRIRENDELWMHNQLKVLGRQIVKEEHPSKPFKRSRLWNQEDIEPVLNERKDVAVEALSATFDKPCSFPKRRFFNNFSKLRYLKMNHAIIKGYKQNAKSSREDSFLRGLKCLEWRGCHNISSLLALHLSNLVVLDLSWSTSRSWRCWRQIMKRAKKLKVLILKGCHWLAKSPVSCAPINLERLDLEGCSSLPGIGRYISKLRNLVSLNIKFCSFVRELPEDMGSLEALKELYIDGTSIEAIDFPEGSYGKLEVLSACNCECFSLSDSISNLKSLLYLALDDTKVSELPYSIGLLENLQTLSLKNCRSLWKLPYSVGSLEELQVMDLSDTVVDELPSSVKYLRNLKVLKMPRTFIREFPGGIKNLERLEEIDFSGCRCLKGKCNITGLWSLRVLLLEYTDISRLIVTYRQYCSLQNVRLDGSVRISKAGTTEGAPHQSNKCETTTWLPGGDDSETVERWRSDRSKKVIGG; this comes from the exons ATGGCTGGCGGCGATAATCACTCGGGGCCTCCATCCGCTAGATGGCCCAGTGTTATCCGCTACGAAGTCTTTCTCAGTTTCAGAGGAGAAGACGTTCGGAGGAGCTTTATTCAATTTCTCTACGAAAGCCTCACTGCTTCAGGGATCTATACATTTATCGATTATGATGGAATTGAGATCGGAGAAGAGATCATGCCCAAGATTTTCGAAGTTATCAGGCACTCGGAGATATGCATTCCCATCTTCTCCAAAGATTTCGCTTCCAGTAAGAGTTGTCTGAAGGAGGTAGAGAAAATGGTGGAGTGTCGCCGGACAATCATGCCTATTTTCTACGACGTCAGCCCTTCAGTCGTCGGCAAACAGCAGGAGAGTTATCAGCAGTCCTTCTGCAACCTTGCGGCTGCTGGGGTGACGTCAGCGACTAGAAACAATTGGAAGGAGGCTCTCCAGAGTGTTTCAAGAATTCGCGGAtgggaattggagaaatttaaatatgg GGAGCATGAACTTATAAACGAGGTCGTTTCCACAGTCCGCCGGTTGTTGAGAAAGGATGACTTAGATGTGACAGCACATTTAGTGGGGATGGATCACCATGTGCAAgagatgatgaaaaaaattggtGTTCACTATGAAGATGGACAAGTGGTTGAAGGGCAAATGCTATCGGGAAAACATGTGGTTGAGATATCGGGTCTTCCAGGAGTCGGTAAGTCAACTCTTGCGGTAATTATCTACAACAAAATCCGTCATCTCTTTGACGGTTGGAGCTTCCTTAAAGATATCCATGAAATGTTTAAGGAAAGGACACTTTTATCTCTGCAAGAAGATTTGATTGGTgatctgcaaaagaaaagatgtacgCTCAGATCTTCTGCTGAAGGTACCACCCTTATCAAATACAAATTTGGAAATATGAGGGTTCTCATTATCTTAGACGATGTAAGTAATTCTGAACAAATCAAAGCCCTAGATCCAAGGTGGTTCGGTCTAGGCAGCAGGATCATTGTAATCTCTATGGAGAGCAACCTTGTCGACATCCTTGCTAATGATTGTGATGATATCCTCATTGAAAAATACGAGGTAAATCAAATGAATGATGACCATGCCTTTCAACTGTTCTGTAAGCACGCTCTTAGAGGAAAACCTCCTCAAGGGGAATTATGCTCTTTGGCAAGGGACATTAGTTTGGCTGCTGGAGGGCTTCCTTTTGTTGTTGAGGTTGTTGGTTCATTTTTATATGGAAAGTCCATAAAGTTTTGGAAGGAGGCATTGGATAGAATGGACCGAGAGCCTTTCAATAAGGAAGTCAAACGAATTCTGAAGAGAAGATATGAAGATTTAGAGGAAAATGCTCAAAAGATATTTCTTGATATAGCCTGTTTTTTTATGGGAAAGGACAAGACAATACCCTCTTACATGTGGGAAGCTTGTAAATATGATCCTTGTAAAGGAATTGAGGATCTCAATTGCAAATCTTTGGTAAGAATCAGAGAAAATGATGAACTGTGGATGCATAATCAACTAAAAGTCCTCGGGAGGCAGATTGTCAAGGAGGAGCATCCAAGTAAACCCTTCAAGCGTAGCAGGCTATGGAATCAGGAGGATATTGAGCCAGTATTGAATGAAAGGAAG GACGTTGCAGTTGAAGCCCTTAGTGCCACATTCGACAAACCCTGTTCATTTCCTAAACgtagattttttaataatttctcgAAGCTTAGGTATCTTAAAATGAACCATGCTATTATTAAAGGATATAAGCAGAATGCAAAGAGCTCCAGAGAGGATTCTTTCCTTCGAGGGTTAAAGTGCCTTGAATGGCGAGGATGCCACAATATCTCCAGTCTACTCGCTTTACATCTGTCAAACTTGGTCGTTCTTGATCTCTCTTGGAGTACCTCCAGAAGTTGGCGGTGTTGGAGACAAATTATGAAG AGGgccaaaaaattgaaagttttgatcTTAAAAGGTTGTCATTGGCTTGCTAAATCTCCAGTTTCCTGTGCTCCCATAAATTTAGAGAGACTGGACCTGGAAGGTTGTTCTTCATTACCGGGTATTGGCAGATACATTAGCAAGCTAAGGAACTTAGTTTCTTTGAATATCAAGTTCTGCAGCTTTGTGCGAGAGTTGCCAGAAGATATGGGTTCCTTGGAAGCTTTGAAAGAACTTTACATCGATGGAACTTCAATTGAAGCTATTGATTTCCCAGAAGGTTCGTATGGGAAGCTTGAAGTTTTGAGTGCCTGCAACTGTGAATGCTTTTCTCTGTCGGATTCAATCAGTAATTTGAAATCTCTTTTGTACCTAGCTTTGGACGATACTAAAGTCAGTGAGCTCCCTTATTCCATTGGCTTGCTGGAGAATCTACAGACACTATCCCTGAAAAACTGCAGGAGCCTATGGAAACTGCCATATTCCGTTGGAAGCCTCGAGGAGCTGCAAGTCATGGATCTTTCAGACACGGTAGTTGACGAACTACCTTCATCCGTCAAGtatttgagaaacttgaaagtaCTAAAGATGCCTCGCACTTTTATAAGAGAATTTCCTGGAGGCATTAAGAATCTGGAGAGGTTAGAAGAGATAGATTTCTCGGGGTGCAGATGTTTGAAAGGGAAATGCAACATTACGGGATTATGGTCTTTGCGGGTCTTGCTTCTGGAATATACTGATATTTCTCGGCTGATTGTGACGTACCGTCAATATTGTAGTCTCCAAAACGTCAGACTTGATGGCAGTGTTCGCATCTCAAAAGCTGGAACTACTGAAGGAGCGCCACATCAGTCCAACAAATGTGAGACTACGACATGGCTTCCGGGTGGTGATGATTCAGAGACTGTAGAAAGATGGCGGTCAGACAGAAGCAAGAAAGTGATCGGTGGATGA